The proteins below are encoded in one region of Rhizobium gallicum bv. gallicum R602sp:
- a CDS encoding cupin domain-containing protein, whose protein sequence is MSLEKLGTYPVDGAQARKRGDLVKVAKSDRLHIVSGRDHPVLVQFCVSNDYMHVGELTIPVGGVGPRASEPDSHEGDAVFYILQGPATFYLADTDETFHIRDGESFFLPGGISYQCLNYGSNPIRVVFTIAPGL, encoded by the coding sequence ATGAGCCTTGAGAAACTCGGAACTTATCCGGTAGACGGCGCACAGGCGCGCAAGAGGGGCGACCTGGTGAAGGTCGCAAAAAGCGATCGTCTGCACATCGTCTCCGGCCGCGATCATCCCGTTCTTGTCCAGTTCTGCGTCAGCAACGATTACATGCACGTCGGAGAGCTAACTATCCCCGTGGGTGGCGTTGGACCGCGCGCGAGCGAACCCGACAGCCATGAAGGGGACGCAGTCTTCTACATCCTGCAAGGCCCCGCGACCTTCTATTTGGCGGATACCGACGAAACCTTTCACATCCGTGACGGCGAGTCTTTCTTCCTGCCGGGCGGCATCAGCTACCAGTGCCTAAACTACGGCTCTAACCCGATCCGGGTGGTCTTCACGATCGCACCGGGACTTTAA
- a CDS encoding sugar ABC transporter substrate-binding protein — protein MTIFRRTLIFGAALGLTASLSFSPALAQQADYSKVFPGILMDKDIKPTGQEVKPVKKDNRPLKVGFLPTAMDTYYQRVLAGVKEEIDKRGGDGAIQLLVQAPSSQSATDDQIRTMEAWINDGVDAIAVALYNEGALLPSIRRATEAGIPIFLFNSPVADNPYYVSDIGYDQSDGGRAQAQWLVDTYGDKEVKLGILEGLPGPHTSQRMKGFNEIISKHPNFKIVAQQPAGWVRAQGLSVTENMFTANPDIEVLVALYDEMALGGLQALKAKGLNGKVAIVGYENMKEANDAILTGDFAATVDTGAKEEGRNIIRAVDEFAMKGNALPKKIFVAPKTYDAKNIKTFDQNDYVYVQQK, from the coding sequence GTGACAATTTTTAGACGGACGTTAATCTTCGGTGCTGCTCTCGGGCTCACCGCTTCGCTTTCCTTCAGCCCAGCGCTTGCACAGCAGGCGGACTATTCGAAGGTGTTTCCTGGCATCTTGATGGACAAGGACATTAAGCCCACAGGCCAGGAAGTGAAACCTGTTAAAAAGGATAACCGCCCGCTCAAGGTCGGTTTCCTGCCGACGGCGATGGACACCTACTATCAGCGTGTTCTAGCCGGCGTGAAAGAAGAAATCGACAAGCGCGGTGGCGACGGCGCTATCCAGCTTCTCGTGCAGGCTCCGAGCAGCCAGTCTGCCACGGACGACCAGATCAGAACAATGGAAGCCTGGATCAACGACGGTGTCGATGCGATCGCGGTTGCCCTATACAACGAAGGCGCATTGCTCCCCTCGATCCGGCGCGCGACCGAGGCGGGCATTCCGATCTTCCTCTTCAACTCACCCGTCGCCGATAATCCATATTATGTCAGCGATATTGGCTACGACCAGAGTGACGGCGGTCGTGCGCAGGCGCAGTGGCTGGTTGACACCTATGGCGACAAGGAAGTCAAGCTCGGGATACTGGAGGGCCTGCCCGGTCCGCATACGAGCCAGCGCATGAAGGGCTTCAACGAGATCATCTCGAAGCATCCCAACTTCAAAATCGTCGCTCAGCAGCCGGCTGGCTGGGTTCGTGCCCAGGGCCTGTCGGTGACCGAAAACATGTTTACCGCCAACCCCGACATCGAAGTCCTCGTCGCGCTCTACGACGAGATGGCCCTTGGCGGTCTGCAGGCCCTCAAGGCTAAGGGGCTGAACGGCAAGGTGGCGATCGTCGGCTACGAAAATATGAAGGAAGCCAACGACGCGATCCTCACCGGCGACTTTGCAGCAACGGTCGACACCGGGGCCAAGGAAGAAGGTCGCAACATCATTCGAGCGGTGGATGAGTTCGCGATGAAGGGCAACGCCCTGCCGAAGAAGATCTTCGTGGCGCCCAAAACCTACGATGCGAAGAACATCAAGACCTTCGATCAGAACGACTACGTCTACGTTCAGCAGAAGTAG
- a CDS encoding sugar ABC transporter ATP-binding protein produces the protein MTNAPLLEMKGIAKRFGNTKALDGIDLVLKPGEVLGLVGENGAGKSTLMKILSGAYARDEGTIAVRGKVVDLNNPKDGSRAGIAIIYQELSLFPDFDAAENIFAGRELRRGRSSASPLDHSAMRAAASRILKGELGVDVPLDRPVRELSLSHRQMIEIAKAISSNADIIIMDEPTEALEEVERKQLFAIIKKLQQAGKALIYVSHRIQELLGIVSRVMVLRDGSTVADLPVSDLDVDKVVGAMIGGSLAKQFPPRVPARSEPSLDVRGLTKRGVFEDITFSVAKGEILGVTGLEGSGKSALLRAIFGQIPHDTGSILIEGKQAAITDPTDAIRQHVAFLPAERKTEGIFPQHNVGWNLSIANLRTLGKITLMPKKEREIASGYISKLGVKCDGAAADITSLSGGNQQKVMLARWLLTQPKVLMLEEPTRGVDVRAKAEVYTLIQAAAKDGCAVIVVSADNAELLGLCHRVAVMFEGRISAVVDAATSKEETLALHSVRPPQGHHLQGGTHG, from the coding sequence ATGACAAACGCTCCGCTGCTCGAGATGAAAGGCATCGCCAAACGCTTCGGCAACACGAAGGCGCTTGATGGCATCGACCTCGTACTCAAACCCGGCGAGGTTCTCGGCCTGGTTGGCGAGAACGGCGCAGGCAAGTCGACGCTGATGAAAATCCTCTCCGGTGCATATGCACGCGACGAAGGCACCATTGCTGTCAGAGGTAAGGTGGTCGATCTGAACAATCCCAAAGACGGGTCCAGGGCAGGCATCGCGATCATCTACCAGGAACTGAGCCTGTTTCCGGACTTTGATGCCGCCGAAAACATATTCGCTGGCAGGGAGCTGCGCCGCGGGCGCTCAAGTGCATCGCCGCTTGACCATTCGGCCATGCGGGCAGCCGCCTCGCGTATCCTGAAGGGCGAGTTAGGCGTGGACGTGCCTCTCGACAGGCCAGTTCGAGAGCTCAGCCTCTCGCATCGGCAGATGATCGAGATCGCCAAAGCCATCAGCAGCAATGCCGATATCATCATCATGGACGAGCCGACCGAAGCGCTCGAGGAGGTCGAACGCAAACAGCTGTTCGCCATCATCAAGAAGCTTCAGCAGGCAGGCAAAGCTCTCATATATGTGTCTCACCGAATCCAGGAACTCCTCGGCATCGTCAGCCGCGTGATGGTCCTGCGCGATGGCAGCACGGTCGCGGACCTGCCCGTATCGGACCTCGACGTAGACAAGGTCGTCGGTGCGATGATCGGCGGGTCTCTCGCAAAACAATTTCCTCCCCGCGTCCCGGCAAGGTCCGAACCCTCGTTGGACGTTCGCGGTTTGACGAAAAGGGGTGTCTTCGAAGACATCACCTTCTCCGTAGCCAAGGGTGAAATCCTCGGCGTCACGGGCCTGGAAGGATCAGGCAAGAGCGCGCTTCTGCGGGCGATCTTCGGGCAGATTCCTCATGATACCGGCTCGATTCTGATCGAGGGAAAGCAAGCGGCAATTACGGACCCGACTGACGCTATTCGTCAACACGTCGCCTTCTTGCCCGCTGAACGTAAAACCGAGGGGATTTTCCCACAACATAATGTCGGCTGGAACCTCTCGATCGCCAACCTTCGAACGCTCGGCAAAATCACGTTGATGCCGAAAAAGGAGCGCGAGATTGCCTCCGGCTACATCTCGAAGCTCGGCGTGAAATGCGATGGCGCCGCTGCCGACATCACATCGCTGAGCGGCGGTAACCAGCAAAAAGTCATGCTTGCTCGCTGGCTGCTCACCCAGCCAAAGGTGCTAATGCTTGAGGAGCCAACGCGTGGCGTCGACGTGCGTGCCAAAGCCGAGGTCTACACCCTCATTCAGGCTGCTGCGAAAGACGGCTGTGCTGTCATCGTGGTGTCCGCCGACAACGCGGAACTGCTTGGACTGTGTCACCGGGTCGCGGTCATGTTCGAAGGACGGATCTCGGCGGTCGTCGATGCGGCGACCTCCAAGGAAGAAACACTTGCTCTTCATTCGGTAAGGCCGCCGCAAGGCCATCATCTTCAGGGAGGTACCCATGGCTGA
- a CDS encoding ABC transporter permease produces MADIAATRPRSPLTLARSGGNAGVYLAFVVLLVALGFAAPRFFTFGNLTDVLRQAVPIAVIAFGATFVIGMRGIDLSVGSTLALSGLVTANLIVLGYPVPLACAGGIAVGAVIGLVNGILITKVGITDFIATMAIMVISRGIVMVYTQGIPIVGASDPAFRMIGQSYVGGVPVPVILTAIVFAIAFYLLYYTRFGRFVLSIGSNPDAARLVGIPTDKIKIAVYVLVGVLSAFAGVLLTSRLEAAMPEAGQGYELDVIAAVVIGGTGLSGGRATLFGTAVGAVLMAVVRNGLNLLNVNTFWHQVVIGTIILIAVAADRFSRRQKA; encoded by the coding sequence ATGGCTGATATTGCTGCTACACGCCCGCGCTCGCCCCTTACGCTCGCTCGCAGCGGCGGCAATGCCGGCGTTTACCTGGCCTTCGTCGTTCTTCTGGTGGCGCTCGGCTTTGCCGCTCCGCGGTTTTTCACCTTCGGCAACCTGACTGACGTTCTTCGTCAGGCTGTACCCATTGCCGTGATCGCATTTGGAGCAACCTTTGTGATCGGGATGCGGGGCATTGACCTCTCCGTCGGTTCGACACTCGCTCTCAGCGGTCTTGTGACCGCAAACCTGATTGTGCTTGGCTATCCCGTTCCCCTGGCATGCGCAGGGGGGATTGCGGTCGGTGCGGTGATCGGACTGGTGAATGGCATCCTGATCACCAAGGTCGGTATCACCGACTTTATCGCCACGATGGCCATCATGGTCATCAGCCGCGGTATCGTGATGGTCTACACTCAGGGTATTCCAATCGTGGGCGCCTCCGACCCCGCCTTCCGAATGATCGGCCAGAGCTATGTCGGCGGTGTTCCCGTTCCGGTCATTCTGACCGCCATCGTCTTCGCGATCGCCTTCTACCTTCTCTATTACACGCGTTTCGGCCGTTTCGTTCTCTCGATCGGCAGCAATCCGGACGCTGCCCGGCTGGTCGGCATCCCCACGGACAAGATCAAGATCGCCGTTTACGTACTGGTCGGGGTATTGTCGGCCTTCGCGGGCGTTCTGCTCACCTCGCGCCTTGAAGCCGCCATGCCTGAAGCCGGCCAGGGGTACGAGCTAGATGTCATCGCCGCCGTCGTTATCGGCGGAACGGGTTTGTCCGGCGGACGCGCCACTCTCTTTGGAACTGCCGTGGGTGCCGTTTTGATGGCGGTCGTCCGCAACGGGCTCAACCTGCTCAACGTGAACACCTTCTGGCACCAGGTCGTCATCGGCACGATCATCCTGATCGCCGTGGCAGCCGATCGTTTCAGTCGCCGCCAAAAGGCCTGA
- the araD gene encoding L-ribulose-5-phosphate 4-epimerase AraD, which yields MKYSEFRKSVLDANAALYDSGLVISTFGNVSAIDREKGVVAIKPSGVSYSAMQVADIVVTDLDGNILEGTLRPSSDLDTHLELYKSFKSIGAVVHTHSFFATVWAQSGRGIPAMGTTHADYFNGTIPVTRKLRDDEIKDGYVRNTGKVIIEALGNNDPLSVPAALVNDHGPFCWGTDAADAVHNAEMLEAVAKIAFHSRQLNQDDPEISGALLDRHYQRKHGQSSTYGQPDGSK from the coding sequence ATGAAATATTCCGAGTTCCGCAAGTCCGTCCTTGATGCAAACGCCGCACTCTACGATAGCGGCCTTGTCATCTCGACGTTCGGAAACGTCAGCGCTATCGACCGCGAGAAGGGCGTTGTCGCCATCAAGCCGAGTGGCGTTTCCTACAGTGCAATGCAGGTCGCAGACATCGTTGTAACCGACCTCGACGGCAATATCCTAGAGGGCACGCTGCGGCCATCGTCTGATCTCGATACGCACCTGGAACTCTACAAGAGCTTCAAGTCCATCGGTGCCGTGGTCCACACGCACTCGTTCTTCGCGACGGTGTGGGCCCAATCCGGCCGAGGAATTCCTGCCATGGGAACGACCCATGCGGACTATTTCAACGGTACGATCCCCGTCACTCGCAAGCTGCGCGACGACGAAATCAAAGACGGTTACGTTCGCAACACGGGCAAGGTCATCATCGAGGCACTCGGAAACAATGACCCGCTCTCCGTCCCCGCAGCCCTGGTTAACGATCACGGTCCCTTCTGCTGGGGCACGGACGCAGCCGACGCCGTTCATAACGCGGAGATGCTCGAGGCTGTCGCCAAGATTGCCTTCCACTCCCGGCAGCTGAACCAGGACGATCCAGAAATTTCCGGCGCGTTGCTGGACCGCCACTATCAACGCAAGCACGGCCAGTCGTCGACCTACGGCCAGCCAGACGGTTCCAAGTAG
- a CDS encoding ribulokinase: MSIVAGVDFGTLSVRVTLADSEKGSLGTCVAEYPLERRRSDPDLATQSHFDHMEALVLAMNRVTVKCGVDSKAVRAIAVDTTGSSVLPVDENMQPLGDYYLWCDHRAKAEAEEITAMAHDMHIEAIEWCGGTYSHEWGFAKLLHWMRHNPDQRERFGTAVEHCDMAAAVLTGVTDTARMVRSVCAMGHKWMWNPKWGGLPSQAFLSRVDPLFDGVREKIGGTYQTSASIAGGLSTYWGERLGLTPGIPVPTGAFDAHWDAIGAGCRLGDVVNVIGTSTCIIAVSERVRLIPGVCGVVPGSAHPDLVGVEAGLSATGDLFDAIARRAGTTVSKLAEGLESIEGGKTGLMRLPWDNGDRTVLVRSDLGGMTLGWHLGHTAQDELYAAIEGTAFHTRVILERMEQHGVPVNRVINGGGIPQRNDILNQIYANVIGKPILVPDGIPTGLGSGIFAALASKDHGSIESAQAAMCVGYRKFEPDPSTRGRYETLYQLFKQVYMGFGTSSLGDFSQVLGDIKRIAAGESIRSEFGHRSARKMALL; the protein is encoded by the coding sequence ATGTCGATTGTAGCAGGTGTTGATTTCGGAACTTTGAGCGTGCGGGTAACGCTGGCTGATTCTGAGAAGGGCTCCCTTGGAACCTGCGTCGCGGAATATCCTCTCGAGCGGCGGCGTTCCGATCCCGACCTGGCAACCCAGTCCCACTTCGATCATATGGAAGCGCTTGTGCTCGCCATGAATCGAGTAACCGTTAAATGTGGCGTAGATTCCAAGGCAGTCCGTGCGATTGCGGTCGACACGACGGGGTCCTCGGTGTTGCCTGTCGACGAAAATATGCAGCCTCTTGGGGACTACTACCTCTGGTGTGATCACCGCGCCAAAGCCGAAGCCGAAGAAATAACGGCCATGGCGCACGATATGCATATCGAGGCAATTGAATGGTGCGGGGGGACCTATTCCCACGAATGGGGCTTTGCCAAGCTTCTCCACTGGATGCGCCACAACCCCGACCAGCGCGAACGCTTCGGGACCGCCGTGGAACATTGCGACATGGCTGCCGCGGTCCTCACTGGGGTGACCGACACGGCTCGCATGGTGCGCAGCGTCTGCGCCATGGGACACAAGTGGATGTGGAACCCGAAATGGGGTGGCTTGCCCTCGCAGGCTTTCTTGTCCCGCGTCGATCCGCTTTTCGACGGCGTGCGCGAGAAGATTGGCGGAACATATCAGACTTCTGCTTCGATCGCAGGTGGGCTCAGCACATACTGGGGCGAACGACTCGGCCTAACCCCCGGGATCCCAGTTCCCACGGGTGCGTTTGATGCCCATTGGGATGCAATTGGCGCTGGCTGCCGTCTGGGGGACGTCGTCAATGTCATCGGTACGTCGACCTGTATCATTGCCGTGAGTGAACGTGTGAGACTCATCCCTGGTGTTTGCGGCGTCGTCCCAGGGAGTGCCCATCCAGACCTTGTAGGAGTTGAGGCGGGCCTGTCTGCGACCGGCGACCTGTTCGATGCAATTGCACGACGTGCGGGCACAACGGTATCCAAACTCGCTGAAGGCCTCGAAAGCATCGAAGGCGGAAAGACCGGTCTGATGCGTCTCCCCTGGGACAATGGGGACCGGACGGTTCTCGTCCGCTCTGATCTTGGTGGAATGACGCTTGGCTGGCATCTCGGCCATACCGCACAGGACGAACTGTACGCCGCGATTGAAGGAACGGCTTTCCACACACGGGTTATCCTGGAGCGGATGGAGCAACACGGCGTTCCGGTCAACCGCGTCATCAATGGGGGAGGTATCCCGCAAAGGAACGACATCCTCAATCAGATCTATGCCAATGTCATAGGCAAGCCGATATTGGTCCCTGACGGTATCCCGACGGGTCTCGGTTCGGGAATATTCGCCGCTCTTGCGTCCAAAGATCATGGATCGATCGAGAGCGCTCAGGCAGCTATGTGCGTGGGCTACAGAAAGTTTGAGCCCGATCCGAGCACGCGCGGACGTTATGAGACCCTCTACCAGCTGTTCAAGCAGGTCTATATGGGCTTTGGCACCTCAAGCCTCGGAGACTTCTCGCAAGTTCTCGGAGACATCAAGCGGATTGCTGCAGGTGAGAGTATTCGATCCGAGTTTGGCCACCGTTCCGCGCGGAAGATGGCATTGCTATGA
- a CDS encoding LysR substrate-binding domain-containing protein, translated as MTSLPSIRAIQSFVAAGRKASFLEAAAQLQLTPSAISHQIRLMEEDLGEKLFHRIGRNVSLTEIGERYHRDLSEALSMIEQATDEVCRRNSVDVLSVGCASSLASLWLMPRLPRFEELYPSIEIRLLSTSDPAKLSDGSVDVDICYGSVPRLGSIAAEEFPLETIVVACSPEVANGERPIRKPSDLVGHTLIKSEQTLYSWQQWAKDHGLAIDVNRGSRFRDAFMAIATAVEGRGVCLESYRLLQRDVERGNLVLPFGMTGPNLRCHTLTYVRSRLRSEKVNAFKQWLENVWLEDTASAEMRARG; from the coding sequence ATGACGTCACTTCCATCCATTCGTGCAATACAGTCGTTTGTCGCAGCCGGCAGAAAGGCGTCATTTCTGGAGGCGGCTGCCCAATTACAGCTTACGCCGTCGGCGATCAGCCACCAGATCAGACTGATGGAAGAAGACCTTGGGGAAAAGCTCTTTCACCGCATTGGAAGAAACGTGTCTCTCACCGAGATTGGCGAGCGATACCACCGGGATCTTTCAGAAGCGCTTTCGATGATTGAGCAGGCGACCGATGAGGTTTGCCGGCGCAACAGCGTCGACGTCCTGAGCGTTGGCTGCGCTTCAAGCCTGGCTTCGCTATGGCTTATGCCAAGATTGCCTCGGTTCGAGGAGTTGTATCCCTCGATCGAAATCAGGCTTCTTTCGACATCGGACCCTGCAAAATTGTCCGATGGCTCGGTCGATGTCGATATCTGCTACGGTAGCGTTCCTCGACTGGGCTCTATCGCGGCGGAGGAGTTCCCCCTTGAGACAATCGTCGTAGCCTGCTCTCCCGAGGTCGCTAATGGCGAGCGGCCCATACGCAAGCCATCCGACCTGGTGGGCCATACCCTCATCAAATCGGAGCAGACGCTTTACAGCTGGCAGCAATGGGCGAAGGACCACGGCTTGGCGATTGACGTCAATCGCGGCTCTCGATTTCGCGACGCATTCATGGCGATCGCAACCGCTGTCGAAGGACGCGGCGTGTGCCTCGAGAGCTACCGGCTTCTTCAACGGGATGTGGAAAGAGGTAACCTCGTCCTTCCATTCGGAATGACGGGCCCCAACCTCCGTTGCCACACGCTCACATATGTCCGCTCGCGGCTCAGGTCGGAAAAGGTCAACGCGTTCAAGCAATGGCTGGAAAATGTATGGCTTGAAGACACTGCCTCGGCTGAAATGCGGGCGCGAGGCTGA
- a CDS encoding GntR family transcriptional regulator produces the protein MQTDLQISRQSATLRVKVEETLRQAIASGRFKPGQRLVERELCEMLGVGRTSVREAMRQLEAEGIITSYPHKGPVVSTITYEEAQQLYTVRALLEGFAGQQFAEHGTAADIATLQAAVVEFEAAAESGVGARLIDAKNAFYNCLMDGSKNVFVRQMLTALHNRINLLRMTTMTQPGRLAHSIAEIKDIANAIQNRNGPLAAAACKFHIDQAAKVALEYLRKNAAPET, from the coding sequence ATGCAGACGGACCTACAGATATCCAGACAGAGTGCGACTTTACGCGTAAAAGTTGAGGAGACTCTACGTCAGGCGATAGCCAGTGGGCGATTTAAGCCCGGCCAGCGACTGGTAGAGCGCGAACTTTGCGAAATGCTGGGCGTCGGCAGGACCTCGGTTCGCGAGGCCATGCGACAGCTCGAGGCTGAAGGCATCATCACAAGCTATCCCCATAAGGGACCGGTCGTCAGTACGATCACCTACGAGGAAGCGCAGCAACTCTATACTGTTCGGGCTCTTCTTGAAGGATTCGCGGGCCAGCAGTTCGCTGAGCATGGCACTGCCGCCGACATAGCAACACTTCAAGCCGCGGTGGTCGAATTCGAAGCCGCTGCCGAAAGTGGCGTCGGTGCGCGGCTCATAGATGCGAAAAACGCGTTTTACAACTGTTTGATGGACGGCAGCAAAAACGTGTTCGTAAGGCAAATGCTGACAGCTCTGCACAATCGGATCAATCTCCTTCGAATGACAACCATGACGCAACCGGGACGCCTTGCGCACAGCATTGCCGAAATCAAGGATATTGCGAACGCAATCCAGAATCGCAACGGGCCGTTGGCGGCGGCGGCTTGCAAATTCCATATTGACCAGGCTGCGAAGGTCGCACTTGAATACCTGCGGAAGAACGCAGCGCCAGAAACTTAA
- a CDS encoding NAD(P)-dependent oxidoreductase has protein sequence MSSTLNATRVAFIGLGAMGQPMAQHLISAGFDVVGFDLSKEARIKLDDAGGQAAQTISDAMVGASFVITMLPNGKIVREALLGENACGGLKQNAVVIDMSSSAPNDTRELGLELASRGLRLVDAPVSGGVKRAVSGTLTIMAGGEDADIEEAEPLLKAVGQQVFRTGPVGSGHAMKAINNFVSGAGVLAAIEGVLLGRAFGLEPATIVDILNSSSGKNNATEVKMKQFILSETFGSGFAIGLMAKDIRIAADLAKTLGLRLDALASTADAWDAAQKALGPSEDHTRIIRYVEDHN, from the coding sequence ATGTCATCGACACTCAACGCAACGCGCGTGGCCTTTATAGGGCTGGGCGCGATGGGCCAACCTATGGCTCAGCATCTCATTTCGGCAGGCTTCGATGTCGTCGGTTTCGACCTCTCGAAAGAGGCCAGGATAAAGCTCGATGATGCGGGCGGGCAAGCCGCCCAAACGATTTCTGACGCCATGGTCGGGGCCAGTTTCGTGATCACCATGCTTCCGAACGGCAAGATCGTGCGCGAGGCGCTGCTGGGCGAAAACGCCTGTGGCGGCCTCAAGCAGAATGCCGTCGTCATAGACATGAGTTCGTCTGCTCCAAATGACACAAGGGAACTCGGTCTCGAACTTGCTTCTCGTGGCCTTCGGCTGGTTGACGCCCCGGTCTCCGGAGGCGTCAAGCGCGCCGTTTCTGGCACCTTGACAATCATGGCCGGTGGGGAGGATGCTGATATCGAGGAGGCCGAGCCGCTGCTGAAGGCAGTGGGACAACAGGTGTTCCGGACGGGGCCAGTTGGCTCGGGTCACGCGATGAAAGCGATTAACAATTTCGTATCCGGTGCAGGTGTGCTCGCGGCGATCGAGGGTGTCCTTCTGGGACGTGCCTTCGGCCTGGAGCCGGCGACGATCGTCGATATTCTCAACTCGTCGTCTGGAAAGAACAATGCCACCGAAGTGAAGATGAAGCAGTTCATCCTCTCTGAGACGTTCGGGTCGGGATTTGCCATTGGCCTGATGGCCAAGGATATCCGCATCGCCGCCGATCTCGCCAAGACGCTTGGTCTTCGCCTAGATGCTCTCGCCAGCACCGCAGACGCCTGGGATGCTGCACAGAAGGCGCTGGGCCCTTCCGAGGACCACACCCGCATCATCCGATACGTCGAAGATCACAACTAG
- a CDS encoding carboxymuconolactone decarboxylase family protein, whose translation MTARKEAKVKTHGKERPVPSEQFAQGLATRREVMGDAYVDAALGKATDFTWPMQQLVTEYCWNEIWNRPGLDRRARSILNLGMISVLNRPHELKGHVRGAINNGLTKEEIQEIFLQVAIYAGVPAGIDSFRNAQEVFNEMGI comes from the coding sequence ATGACCGCAAGGAAAGAAGCGAAAGTGAAAACACACGGCAAGGAGCGGCCTGTCCCTTCGGAACAGTTCGCTCAAGGGCTGGCGACGCGTCGTGAAGTCATGGGCGATGCCTATGTCGACGCAGCACTCGGTAAGGCGACCGACTTCACTTGGCCTATGCAGCAGCTCGTCACCGAGTATTGCTGGAACGAGATCTGGAACCGACCAGGCCTCGACAGGCGCGCGCGGTCCATTCTGAACCTTGGAATGATCTCTGTTCTTAATCGTCCGCATGAGCTCAAGGGCCACGTGCGCGGCGCGATCAACAACGGCCTCACCAAGGAGGAAATCCAGGAGATTTTCCTGCAGGTCGCGATCTACGCCGGCGTACCGGCGGGCATTGACAGCTTCCGAAACGCCCAGGAGGTCTTCAACGAAATGGGCATCTGA
- a CDS encoding alpha/beta fold hydrolase, producing MTRHDPITGRYVYLTIEGIEYRVYYEEAGQGIPLLVGHTAGSDGRQYRHTLCDEEVTKNFRVIAFDLPYHGKSLPPHGVRWWEKEYNMTKKFMMDFQLELSKALGLDRPVYMGSSMGGHLAIDLASNYPDNFRATISVEGALRSAAEYVDVGMAGIRKEFDNPNVNRTSIGAAMMLNISPYSPEANVREIQWEYSCGGPGVFAGDLYYYYYDHNVSPEEASKIDTSKCMLYFLTGEYDPNTSPADTKIAADLVKGSKFWTMEKLGHFPVTEDYTEFRKYLLPILEEIQQASATRAKVA from the coding sequence ATGACAAGGCATGATCCGATCACCGGCCGTTACGTCTACCTGACGATCGAAGGCATCGAATATCGCGTCTATTACGAGGAAGCCGGACAGGGCATTCCCTTGCTTGTCGGTCACACGGCGGGCTCGGACGGCCGCCAGTACCGCCACACGCTCTGCGACGAAGAGGTGACCAAGAACTTCCGCGTCATCGCGTTCGACCTGCCCTATCACGGGAAGTCTCTTCCCCCGCATGGCGTTCGCTGGTGGGAGAAGGAATACAACATGACCAAGAAGTTCATGATGGACTTCCAGCTGGAACTCTCGAAAGCCCTTGGTCTGGACCGCCCCGTTTACATGGGTAGCTCGATGGGCGGACATCTGGCCATCGATCTGGCGTCCAATTACCCTGACAACTTCCGTGCGACCATCTCCGTCGAAGGGGCACTGCGCTCGGCTGCCGAATATGTCGATGTCGGCATGGCAGGCATCAGGAAGGAATTCGACAACCCGAACGTCAATCGTACCTCCATCGGCGCGGCCATGATGCTCAATATCTCGCCCTACTCACCAGAAGCCAATGTCCGCGAAATCCAGTGGGAATATAGCTGCGGCGGTCCGGGCGTCTTCGCAGGTGACCTCTATTACTACTACTACGACCACAATGTCTCGCCCGAAGAGGCGAGCAAGATCGATACGTCGAAGTGCATGCTGTACTTTCTGACGGGCGAATACGATCCGAATACCTCCCCGGCCGACACCAAGATCGCCGCCGATCTCGTCAAGGGCAGCAAGTTCTGGACGATGGAGAAGCTCGGACATTTCCCGGTCACTGAAGACTACACCGAGTTCAGAAAATACCTGCTGCCGATCCTCGAGGAAATCCAGCAGGCATCCGCAACCAGGGCGAAAGTCGCCTGA